The DNA sequence ATTATGGGGCTTCCGTTATTGACCGGATTCGGCACTGAAGAGATGTATGCTGAGATTGAGAGAAAAATCAGAGAGTAGGGATTCTGAATATGCTTGTAACGACAAAAGAAATGTTTGATTATGCAGAAAAAAAGAATTTCGCTGTACCTGCGGCTAATTTTTTCGATCTGGACAGCGCGCGTACCTATGTCCAGACAGCTGAAAAGCTGAAGAAACCTTTGATTCTTGCTTTTGCCCAATCCCACAGCGACATGTTGAGTCTGGAAGAAGCTGCCTTGATTGGAAAGTTTTTGGCGGAAAAAAGCACATCTCCAGTAGCGCTGCACTTGGATCATGGTCAAGATGAAGCGTTCATTAAGAGAGCAATCGAATTAGGGTTCACTTCGGTGATGATGGATGCATCAGAAGATTCCTTCGAAGAAAATGTTCGTCGATCAAAAGCCATTGCAGACTATGCTCATCAATTTGGAGTGGTTGTCGAGGCTGAAATTGGCCATGTCGGCTCCGGAAACAGTTTGGAAGCAACCGGAACGAGTGATTCCATTTACACGGATGCGAAAGAGGCAGTCTCTTTCGCACAGCTGACTGGTGTTGATTCGCTGGCAGTATCGATTGGTACTGCTCATGGTCATTATGTGGGCACACCCAAGATTGATTTTACAGTACTCAAAAATATCCATGCCGCAATGGATGTCCCACTTGTATTGCATGGCGGCTCTTCCTCAGGGGATGAAAACTTGGAACGTTGTGCATTGGGCGGTATTCGCAAAATCAATATTTTCACTGATTTCATCACCAAAGCACTGAATGACATTCAAGAAGCTGATCCAAAAGATTATTTTGAACTGAAAAAGATCGCTAATAATGGGATGGCAGAGATGTTGACGCACTACTACACTGTTTTTCATACTGAATCTTATGAAGGTTAGGAGGCACCTATGAATACTAAACGCAAACTCAGAACACCGTTTTTCGTTGTGAATCCAAAGGCATACTTGTATGGGGAAAAAGCTTTATCATTGGCAAAAGCAGCGGATGCTTTAGCTGAAAAACATGATATTGATATTCTTTTTACAGTCCAGCATGTGGATGTCACCAAAATCCGTCAGGCCACAAAGCGTCTATTCATCACAGTTCAGCATCTTGATGGGATCGAAGTCGGCAGAGGCATGGGATACATTTTGCCGGAAGCGTTGAGTGAGGCTGGGGTTGATGCGACCTTCTTGAATCACGCGGAACACCAAATGGAATTGGGAGAGCTTGTCAAAGCAATCAAGCGCTCGGATGAACTGGGTATCTTGACGATTGCCTGTGCAGACTCTATTGAAGAAGCCCGCGCCATCGCCTTACTTTCACCCGATGTGATGGTCTGTGAACCGACAGCACTGATCGGAACGGGCCAAGCCAGTGATGACTCTTATAAAATCGAAACAAACAGGGCGGTTCGTGAAATCAATCCGGATATCCTGATGCTGCAAGCTGCTGGGATATCTGCTGTCAAGGACGTAGAGGATGCTTTACTGACTGGTGCGGACGGCACTGGAGGAACGAGTGGCATTGTGTGTGCAGCAGATCCAGCCGACATCCTGCGTCAGATGATCGAAAAGGTTGCAGAAATCAAAGAAAGGCAGGCGGTAAAATGAAGTTTGTCAAAAAGCAGTTGACATTGACTTCCAACGGCAGTCGGGTCACCTATCACAATATTACTGATGAAGTAAAACAGATCATCGCTGATAGTGGCATAACCAATGGGGTTTGCGTGATACAATCCCCTCATACAACCTGTTCTGTCATTTTCGAAGAGTATGTTCATGATACAGACTTCAATGGGGACGAATTTCTGCATGTTGACCTGAACCGGATCTTGGATCGGATCATTCCTAGAGAACTATCCGAAAATACAAATTATCGCTATCCAGGACCGAAACATTTGGACTTTTTGATGGAATTGGATGATCCGAATTACCCAAGCGATCCGGGAACCATTCTGAATGGCGATGCGCATATCCGTGCATCTTTCTTCGGCGCTAGTGAAAGTTTTATTCTCAGTGAAGGGAAACTGGAAATCGGATCGGTAGGATATATCTACTTTATTGATTTTGATCAGAATCGGGTTCGCAACCGTACTTGCCATGTAATGGTGATGGGAGAATAGGATAGTTAATGAGATTGAATGGAAACTGAAGGATGTATTAGCACGCAAAAGTAAGATTCAATAAAGGAGATTGGTACCGCTAGGGCGGTATTAATCTCCTTTTTCATTTCGATATTTCCGTTGGTGGGAAGGCAGCTGCCCGGAGGTGGGCGTCAGCTCCGACGAGGAGGGCGCTCGTCGGAAGACAGTGCTGTGCCGGTTATCCCACCTCCGGGGAGCGAATGCTGGCCGGAGGAGAGAACGTGGTGGGAGGCCGAACTCCGGCGAAGCCGCAGTGGTCGGAGGTGATGATTTTTTTTGTGATTTCCTCCGGCGAGGAAGCCCCTGCCCGGAGGAAAACGTCAGCTCCGATGAGCAGTGGACTGTCAACACTTTTTCGGACAAAAATAATAAGGTGTCAAAAATGATTTGAGGGTATACACGGCTGCCATTGACACGGAGCCTCTGGCGGTAGGATAAACTGGCCTGTCTCCAAATTTTCAAGAATCGAAATATGGGCCAGCCCCAAAGCCTATCCTGCCGCCCCTCCATGTCAATGGTACGCAAGCCAGCCTCGTCTTGTTTTATTCGCAGTTTGCTTCCGCCAATTGGCGGCGGTACTCCACAGGGGCCATGTAGTCCAATGTGCTGTGCAGACGGATATGATTGTACCAATGCACATAGTCAAACCACTTAATCTGAAGTTCTGCTATTGTTTCGAATGTTTCTTGGTATACGAATTCTGTCTTGATTGATTTGAAGGTCGCTTCGGCAACAGCGTTGTCGTAAGGGCAACCTTTGGCGCTGAG is a window from the Trichococcus shcherbakoviae genome containing:
- a CDS encoding triose-phosphate isomerase, with amino-acid sequence MNTKRKLRTPFFVVNPKAYLYGEKALSLAKAADALAEKHDIDILFTVQHVDVTKIRQATKRLFITVQHLDGIEVGRGMGYILPEALSEAGVDATFLNHAEHQMELGELVKAIKRSDELGILTIACADSIEEARAIALLSPDVMVCEPTALIGTGQASDDSYKIETNRAVREINPDILMLQAAGISAVKDVEDALLTGADGTGGTSGIVCAADPADILRQMIEKVAEIKERQAVK
- a CDS encoding class II fructose-bisphosphate aldolase, translating into MLVTTKEMFDYAEKKNFAVPAANFFDLDSARTYVQTAEKLKKPLILAFAQSHSDMLSLEEAALIGKFLAEKSTSPVALHLDHGQDEAFIKRAIELGFTSVMMDASEDSFEENVRRSKAIADYAHQFGVVVEAEIGHVGSGNSLEATGTSDSIYTDAKEAVSFAQLTGVDSLAVSIGTAHGHYVGTPKIDFTVLKNIHAAMDVPLVLHGGSSSGDENLERCALGGIRKINIFTDFITKALNDIQEADPKDYFELKKIANNGMAEMLTHYYTVFHTESYEG
- a CDS encoding YjbQ family protein, translated to MKFVKKQLTLTSNGSRVTYHNITDEVKQIIADSGITNGVCVIQSPHTTCSVIFEEYVHDTDFNGDEFLHVDLNRILDRIIPRELSENTNYRYPGPKHLDFLMELDDPNYPSDPGTILNGDAHIRASFFGASESFILSEGKLEIGSVGYIYFIDFDQNRVRNRTCHVMVMGE